A stretch of Coturnix japonica isolate 7356 chromosome 11, Coturnix japonica 2.1, whole genome shotgun sequence DNA encodes these proteins:
- the LOC107319238 gene encoding translation initiation factor IF-2-like, producing MARAAGRRALGETLGARPDPPARSLPRSLPGSLPPAGRAHTQTHSHTHRHTHTPPRGRAGCGGALLLPRALPKRRAAPPRTRTRQRRAGRAAPAPGGEQRPRCSGRASPRGGAGLGPGTARPRRPPDPADLPPRPGHAVASHLYRRPAESWSPGSAVGARRCAAKEGEGAAVRRARPSAPRVRPPRSGAALPGCGRLLWHNGICGVTAPAFHTGSGRIARHAPRKENANSRSSPRGSRYRPHRRLFPSLPLHNAAQAGPGPTAYVTSTEGNHVIAAKNLYSQPVCLWTF from the exons ATGGCGCGGGCTGCGGGGCGACGTGCGCTCGGCGAGACGCTGGGTGCCCGGCCCGACCCGCCCGCGCGCTCCCTGCCTCGCTCCCTGCCTGGCTCCCTGCCGCCTGCCGGCCGAGcgcacacacagacacactcacacacacacaggcacactCACACACCGCCGCGGGGACGCGCCGGCTGCGGCGGAGCTCTCCTGCTGCCACGCGCGCTCCCGAAGCGGCGAGCAGCGCCCCCGCGCACGCGCACCCGGCAACGCCGCGCGGGCCGAGCCGCCCCGGCGCCGGGCGGGGAACAAAGGCCGCGCTGCTCCGGCCGCGCCTCTCCGCGGGGTGGCGCCGGGCTCGGCCCCGGGACCGCTCGGCCCCGCCGGCCGCCAGACCCCGCCGATCTCCCTCCTCGGCCCGGGCACGCTGTCGCCTCTCACCTGTATCGCCGCCCAGCCGAGTCGTGGTCACCCGGCTCCGCTGTGGGAGCGCGGAGATGCGCCGcgaaagaaggggaaggggcCGCGGTGCGCAGGGCTCGGCCCTCGGCCCCTCGCGTCCGCCCGCCCCGCTCAGGGGCAGCGCTCCCGGGCTGCGGGCGATTGTTGTGGCACAACGGCATCTGCGGCGTCACGGCCCCCGCGTTCCACACGGGCTCGGGCAGAATAGCTCGCCATGCGCCAAGAAAGGAGAACGCCAACAGCCGGAGCTCGCCTCGCGGCTCCCGGTACCGCCCGCACCGCCGCCTGTTCCCCTCGCTGCCCTTGCATAACGCGGCCCAGGCCGGCCCCGGTCCAACTGCGTATGTAACttcaacagaaggaaatcatGTAATT GCTGCAAAAAATCTGTATTCCCAACCAGTTTGTTTATGGACTTTCTGA
- the SIAH1 gene encoding E3 ubiquitin-protein ligase SIAH1: protein MSRQTATALPTGTSKCTPSQRVPALTGTTASNNDLASLFECPVCFDYVLPPILQCQSGHLVCSNCRPKLTCCPTCRGPLGSIRNLAMEKVANSVLFPCKYASSGCEITLPHTEKADHEELCEFRPYSCPCPGASCKWQGSLDAVMPHLMHQHKSITTLQGEDIVFLATDINLPGAVDWVMMQSCFGFHFMLVLEKQEKYDGHQQFFAIVQLIGTRKQAENFAYRLELNGHRRRLTWEATPRSIHEGIATAIMNSDCLVFDTSIAQLFAENGNLGINVTISMC, encoded by the coding sequence ATGAGCCGTCAGACTGCCACAGCACTACCTACAGGTACTTCAAAGTGTACGCCATCACAGAGAGTGCCTGCGCTCACTGGCACCACAGCTTCCAATAATGACTTGGCTAGTCTCTTTGAGTGTCCTGTCTGTTTTGACTATGTGCTGCCACCAATTCTTCAGTGTCAGAGTGGCCACCTTGTTTGTAGCAACTGTCGCCCCAAACTTACGTGCTGCCCAACTTGCCGAGGCCCGCTGGGCTCCATTCGTAACCTGGCTATGGAGAAAGTTGCCAATTCTGTACTATTCCCGTGTAAATATGCCTCTTCTGGATGTGAGATAACTCTgccacacacagaaaaagcagacCATGAGGAGCTATGTGAGTTTAGGCCTTATTCCTGTCCATGTCCTGGTGCTTCATGTAAATGGCAAGGTTCTCTGGATGCTGTAATGCCACATCTGATGCATCAACATAAGTCAATTACAACACTACAGGGAGAAGATATAGTGTTCCTTGCTACAGACATTAATCTTCCTGGTGCTGTTGACTGGGTTATGATGCAGTCTTGCTTTGGCTTTCATTTCATGTTAGTAttggagaaacaggaaaaatatgatGGTCACCAGCAGTTCTTTGCGATCGTACAGCTGATAGGAACACGCAAGCAAGCAGAAAACTTTGCTTATCGACTTGAGTTAAACGGTCATAGGCGGCGACTGACTTGGGAAGCAACTCCTCGATCTATCCATGAGGGAATTGCAACAGCCATTATGAATAGTGACTGTCTAGTCTTTGACACCAGCATTGCACAGCTCTTTGCAGAAAATGGCAATTTAGGCATCAACGTAACTATATCGATGTGTTGA